The genomic segment GAATCCACCCCATTGCCCGAATCCACCACTGAAACGCCCCTTCCTGCAGAGGAAGTTACCCCCACCGTAACGCCATAAGTCTTCTCTTTAAAAATACAGGGAAACAAGTAACAAAAACAATAGAATCGAGCAAACCCAATCTCTCAGAGGATGAATTAAACCGGAATGGTTACCCTGCTGCGATACTTCCCCCGGTCCGGTTTCCTTCATAAATTATTCCCGCTGTCGCGGCACACGACAATCTGAAGTATAAATTGGGAAGTATTATAACTTGCGTCCGCTCTATAATACTATTATGAAAATTGGGGTATTTGTCATTGAATGGGTAATTTTCACTTCTGCTTGAGCAGCCAAAAAATGCGGTCATAAGAAAGTAAATAATGGATAAATACAGCACCGCCAAAAATCAACCCCATCAGCTCTTTTCCACTGTTTATTAATAAGAAAACTGCCAGGCTAAAAAAGGCGAATTCCATGAATAGGCGCAAGACACCCGGAATTGGGATGGGCGCTTTTCCTGAATGGCTTGAATCTTCAGGCACTCTAAAAGTTCCCCAAATGGCAGCGGCAATCAAGGGCAGCCCCAGCGCTAAAAGGTACCTGAGTGGACCCGGGGACGCATGCCAACCCCAATAACCATAAATAATAATTGCCGTCATTTCGAGTAAAAAGCGAAAGCCTAAATTTATTGGATTTGATCCCATATCTT from the Bacteroides sp. genome contains:
- a CDS encoding YrdB family protein, with translation MGSNPINLGFRFLLEMTAIIIYGYWGWHASPGPLRYLLALGLPLIAAAIWGTFRVPEDSSHSGKAPIPIPGVLRLFMEFAFFSLAVFLLINSGKELMGLIFGGAVFIHYLLSYDRIFWLLKQK